GTTGCAGAATCGCGGAGCTGAGCTCACCGGCAGGAACGAGCCATGCTCTCACTTaatctctcttctctgtaaaaaagtTTGAGTGGTTAGCGGTCTGTTTCCTGTGCgtgcattcattcactcaaaaaacaaaaaaacctttattgTACATCTACCTACAAAGGGGTTCCAAAGCCTAATAATGTGGAGCCTACTGAGGTACACAGAAACAAGTCATTAAAACACGTTAAGTGGAGAGCGGGAGATCGGAGAGGGAAGCTGATAAACTCCTTGCGTGTTTTGAGGCAGGTGAGATACCTAATCCAGTTTGGGTCTGGTTAGGGAAGGCTTTCTGGGAAGAGGCAGTGCTTGAACATAAGATAGTGGGATAAAACATGAGGGTAAAAGGACATTCACGGCAAAAGGATAGATGCTAGAAATGCCATGATATATACGACGAAACAACTTGTTCATTGTTGCTACAGCATAAAATGTGTCGTGGGGAATGGTGGGCAAGGGTTGAGAGTCAGGTTTAAACATTCAAATTTTATCTTGGAAGCTTTGGGATACCTTTAAAAGGTTTTAACTAAGGAATAATCTGGTCAGATTTGGGATTAGGTAAATCACAGTGGCAATAGAGAGGAAAATAGAATTGACAGGGAGAAAATTGAAGATAGGAGACAAGTTAGGCTGCCATTAGCCGGGAAAAAGGAAGATGATGATCCAATCTCTGCAGTTAGTTATAGTGAGACTAGAAAAGACAAGTAGATTGAAAGAATATTCAGAAAGTAATATCAGCAGGACATTGTGAAATGTTAATGGactagcagtggtagtcaacttggtccctactgcccactagtgggcgctccagctttcatggtgggcggtagcggagcaaccaaagtataaataaaaagatagatttaactatagtaagttgttttataaaggtttattctgccaaatttagcgaaaatctgacataaaatacttggttagtaattattattatatgctttaacttgccctaactctgctttataaatttataaagttacttcataaatcaccactactgtggaaccagtgggcggttagaaaatcttactactaacagaaatacaaaagtgggcggtaggtataaaaaggttgactacccctggtagaGTAAAGGAGAGGGAGGGTCGAGAATGATTCCCAGGTTTCTGGCCTGGGTAACTGAATGAATGTGCATGCTAATGCCTGGCTGAGATTGATGCAGTGGGGAAACAGGTCTGAGAGTACAAAGGGAAATGCTGAGCTTGAGGTACCtgtgaaacaaaaatagaaatttcaGTATATTGTTGTATACTGGGGTTTGAAGCCCTGAGACAATGTCTGGATTAAAGATAAAGATTTTGCTaactggtgatggcacagtggatagagcactgacctgggacgctgatgaTCCAGCTTTGAAatctcgaggtcgctggcttgagtggaggctcatccagcttgagcatggggttgctggctctagTATGGAATCATCAACCTGATCCCATGATCGCTGGcctgaatcccaaggtcactggcttgagcccaaggttgctggcctgagcaaggggtcattggcttggctagagctcctcggtcaaggcatgtatgagaagcaatcagtgaacaactagagtgctgcaactacgagttgatgcttctcatctctctccccgcctgtctctctttctctctaaaaaataaataaataaataaataaataaataaataaataaattggaagtCATCGACATGTGGGTACAAGTAAAAAAATCAGGACTATATGAAGTCTACCAGGGAGAGAGTACATAGAATGAGTTCTGGGTTGAAGGCTGTCACTGTCAGAAGTGAAGAGAGAACCCAGGCAATATCATCAAGTCTTTTGTGCTAAATTGAGTGTAACCCAAGCATTTTATCTTTGCTCTGGGCAGTATCCTGATTACCAATGTAACTTTGTCTTCAGTTTTGTTTATGTCAGAAAAGTTGGGTAAACATACTAAGAAAGTAATCACATACTTTTATTCTAAGGGGATGGGGACTGACTTTGGCTCCAACTTCCCCCTCAAAGACCTAATTCTCTGCTTTTAGTATGTGGAGAACAACAAGAATGCAGACACTGATTGGTTTCGACTGGAGTCCAACAAGGAAGGGACTCGGTAGGCAGACCCTCTTGGGGGGTGTTGGGGTGGGAATCCTACAAGGCTTTATGTAACATTTTAGTGTCTCAGAGATCACTGCCAGTCCTTCTCTGCTTTATATGGGCTGTGTCCACTCTCATAGTTCCAGATTTTCCCAATTCCCATCCTCTGAGTCCCCCAGGCTGGTCACCTAAGCCAAGAAAATGTCATTAGAGTATGAGAAAAATGATCAAATTGGGCTGAGGTTTGGTCTTTGTTATAGGTGGTTTGGAAAATGCTGGTACATCCACGATCTTCTCAAATATGAATTTGACATCGAGTTTGACGTAAGTATGATGAAATGGGAAATAAGGAGATAAGTAGAAAGGGAGGGATTACATGATTAACAAGGTAACATTTCTTAAAAGgaccaaagaaaacatttccaatgGGAGTGAAGAGCTGAGGTGTGAAGCAGGTACAGTTACAAATCTCTAAATCCAGAGTCCTGTTGTGCACATGCTGCTTCAGGAATTTGCCAAACATTTCCATTCAACCAAGAAATGTGTGTCTGATTATATTAGTTCCTTTCTATCCTGATTctcttttattaaagtttttttgtttgtttgtttgttttttgtacttttcccgaagctggaaatggggaggcagacagactcccgcatgcgcccgaccaggatccacccagcatgcccaccagggggcgatgctctgccgcaatcagggctattctagcgcctgaggcagaggccacagagccatcctcagcacccaggcaaactttgctccagtggagccttggctgcaggaagggaagagagagacagagaggaaggagagggggaggggtggagaagcagatgggcgcttctcctgtgtgccctggccgggaatcgaacccgggactcctgcacgccaggctgatgctctatcactgagccaactggccagggcctcttttattaaagttttataattCCTCCAGATTCCTATCACATATCCTGCTACTGCTCCAGAAATTGCAGTCCCTGAACTAGATGGAAAAACAGCCAAGATGTACAGGTAAGGACTAAGTAGAAGATAGGAAAGAGTCAAAGAAGGGTTtagcaccctggctgggtagcttggctggttagagcatcattccaatatgccaaggttgtgggtttgatccctggttggggcacatataggaacatattgatgtttctgcctctatctctcccttccttcctctctctaaagtcaaataaatttagcctgacctgtggtagcacagtggataaagcattgacctagagtgctgaggtcaccagttccaaaccctggacttgcctggtcaaagcacatatgggagttgatgcttcctgctccccccccccttttctctctctctctctctctctctctctctctctctctctctttctccctctctctccccctcctctaaaagtgtgtaaaattaaaaaaatttactaattAATTTAAGGGGGGGGGCATGGGGAAGAACTGTGGGAGGCAAGAATTTTCCCAGAGTCTGGTGGCCTAGAGGGGCTCCAGGCCTCCCTCTACCAAACCTAGGCAGAGTACTTAACTGACCTTGTTCTCAAGTTGGATCACTAGTCCTGTAGTTTTGTGCTTCTAAGAGGCTGCTATGTTTTATGGTAAACCTTGTGTTTCAACACCTTCTTCCCTCTTGTCACTCTTATAGGGGTGGTAAAATATGTCTGACCGATCACTTTAAGCCTTTGTGGGCCAGGAATGTTCCCAAGTTTGGACTAGCTCACCTCATGGCTCTGGGGGTAAGTTTGGGGTATTTTGTATCTAAGGGAAGAACAGGGTTAGGCCCTAAGCAGTATAAGAGAAGTAACTGAGAATAAACCAGGAATAACAGTTTTTCCCTTGGGTGTGTCCCCTAGAATCTCTCTAGGAAGGAGCTTCTGATGGAACAAGACACATTTGCCTATGCGGTAGTAATCTCACAGGGTCTCCCTTGTATTGCAGCTGGGTCCTTGGCTGGCAGTGGAAATCCCTGATCTGATTCAAAAAGGCATTAttcaacataaagagaaatgcaACTGAAGGATCAAGCCACTGAGGCTGGACAGAGGGACTTTTGATAAGCTGCATT
The DNA window shown above is from Saccopteryx bilineata isolate mSacBil1 chromosome 2, mSacBil1_pri_phased_curated, whole genome shotgun sequence and carries:
- the UFC1 gene encoding ubiquitin-fold modifier-conjugating enzyme 1 isoform X1 yields the protein MADEATRRVVSEIPVLKTNAGPRDRELWVQRLKEEYQSLIRVSYATAAGIVAKTLQYVENNKNADTDWFRLESNKEGTRWFGKCWYIHDLLKYEFDIEFDIPITYPATAPEIAVPELDGKTAKMYRGGKICLTDHFKPLWARNVPKFGLAHLMALGLGPWLAVEIPDLIQKGIIQHKEKCN
- the UFC1 gene encoding ubiquitin-fold modifier-conjugating enzyme 1 isoform X2, whose amino-acid sequence is MADEATRRVVSEIPVLKTNAGPRDRELWVQRLKEEYQSLIRYVENNKNADTDWFRLESNKEGTRWFGKCWYIHDLLKYEFDIEFDIPITYPATAPEIAVPELDGKTAKMYRGGKICLTDHFKPLWARNVPKFGLAHLMALGLGPWLAVEIPDLIQKGIIQHKEKCN